The Brachyhypopomus gauderio isolate BG-103 chromosome 2, BGAUD_0.2, whole genome shotgun sequence genome contains a region encoding:
- the LOC143501366 gene encoding uncharacterized protein LOC143501366: MLLHIWERTPVIPREKDSENVVMKLMEPYLDKGRTITTDNYFTSLSLANRLLACNTALLGTINKIRREIPPSAKNTKGHEEFSTHVYTSGSAILTVYAPKKNKAVCILSTMLTNKSLSPKAAKENSMKCGVDIMDQKKVHGEQKRLFTCSC; the protein is encoded by the exons ATGCTCCTCCATATTTGGGAAAGGACCCCAGTCAtcccaagggagaaagactCAGAGAATGTCGTCATGAAACTCATGGAACCATATCTGGACAAGGGCAGAACCATCACCACTGACAACTACTTCACATCCCTGTCTCTGGCCAACAGACTGCTTGCATGCAACACagctctgcttgggacaatcaacaagatcagaagagaaattcctccttcagcaaaaaacaccaagggacatgaggaattctccacacacgtgtacacatcaggaagtgccatactgacagtgtatgctccaaaaaaaaacaaggcagtCTGCATTCTCAGCACAATGCTGACTAACAAGTCACTATCTCCGAAGGCCGCAAAAGAAAACAGCATGAAG tgcggtgtggatatcatggaccagaag AAGGTCCACGGAGAGCAGAAGAGACTTTTTACatgctcttgctga
- the LOC143508959 gene encoding uncharacterized protein LOC143508959 produces the protein MDTLDEISTATLKAANITEAQLAELTRDDIRDLLPGPKHFFRRKAIWSVAHQEEESSNLGTSRAKVTEPSTSCSSGPSVSISSTPSPSKIMKTPSLEYVLYTDSELEQARKHYFEQQLAGKEQECVLSKELRCRLIRKTVTNMISVLRATVDDFAYPSKHDIIAMARRLVEYFPMLRDRSVFCKFEWETVTRLLMKRLENVRTPRKSRSSEKNKSSSGMNKNTAKRQHLEFGSGSMDNLSSMSADECDADSSGSIVLNKSPFRSSTPETSEQDEGSDQNGQDSQQTQARHYRTFQEIYKTKKPNKSAVSQLLDLEFQSRRAFIDADVMKEQDRPTKIFEAYPCFKEIDHLEHQLRHTDLVIY, from the exons ATGGACACATTAGATGAGATTTCCACAGCGACGCTTAAAG CTGCTAATATCACAGAAGCTCAACTAGCAGAACTCACCCGTGATGACATCAGAGATCTGTTACCAGGTCCTAAACATTTCTTTAGGAGGAAAGCCATATGGAGCGTGGCTCATCAGGAGGAAGAG AGTTCTAATCTTGGCACCTCTAGAGCCAAGGTCACTGAACCAAGTACTTCATGTTCCAGTGGTCCAAGTGTTTCCATCAGTTCTACACCAAGTCCATCCAAAATCATGAAAACACCCAGCCTTGAGTATGTACTGTATACAGACTCTGAATTGGAACAAGCAAGAAAGCATTATTTTGAACAACAACTGGCTGGGAAAGAACAAGAGTGCGTCCTTTCCAAGGAACTTCGATGTCGACTGATTCGGAAGACGGTGACCAACATGATATCTGTTTTGAGAGCTACAGTGGACGACTTTGCTTATCCATCAAAACATGACATAATTGCGATGGCCAGACGTTTGGTGGAGTACTTCCCTATGTTGCGTGACCGTTCAGTATTTTGTAAATTTGAATGG GAAACTGTTACTAGACTGCTGATGAAAAGACTGGAGAACGTGAGGACCCCTCGGAAGTCCCGTTCATCTGAAAAGAATAAAAGCAGTTCTGGAATGAATAAAAATACTGCAAAGAGACAACACCTTGAATTTGGATCTGGATCAATGGACAATCTGTCCAGTATGTCAGCAGATGAATGTGATGCAGATTCCAGTGGATCCATTGTTCTTAACAAGTCTCCATTCAGATCCAGCACCCCTGAGACCAGTGAGCAGGATGAAGGCT CAGATCAAAATGGTCAAGACAGTCAGCAAACCCAGGCACGACACTACAGAACATTCCAGGAAATctacaaaacaaaaaagccaAATAAGAGTGCTGTGAGTCAACTGCTTGACTTGGAATTCCAGTCTCGAAGGGCCTTTATTGATGCAGATGTCATGAAGGAACAAGACAGGCCTACCAAAATCTTTGAGGCATACCCTTGTTTCAAAGAAATTGATCAT CTGGAACACCAGCTGAGGCACACTGATCTGGTGATTTATTGA
- the LOC143508886 gene encoding uncharacterized protein LOC143508886: MRLMQTTYALRQKKIIVDNPSQSVKDFLENWPALQLESQVCAEFHRITNINLRNKFYAELDKHTPRLLAVYRQKAARTGKTAEALRSIFSAYDLLEQCDVNHRRTVALRALPVFLCENDSAFFRTCNAEGESEPDIADLAVGLLSIGNEDQSSRVHFSPASDILAYSHVLYSLNPMGNIEACKN; this comes from the exons ATGAGACTAATGCAAACTACATATGCGTTACGCCAGAAAAAGATCATTGTCGACAACCCATCCCAATCGGTCAAGGACTTTCTGGAAAATTGGCCTGCGCTTCAATTAGAGTCACAG GTTTGCGCAGAATTTCACAGGATCACAAATATCAACTTGCGAAACAAATTCTATGCAGAGTTGGACAAGCATACACCAAGACTATTGGCTGTCTACCGGCAGAAGGCTGCACGTACTGGCAAGACTGCTGAAGCTCTGAGGAGCATATTTAGTGCTTATGATCTTCTG GAGCAATGTGATGTTAACCACAGACGTACTGTTGCACTTCGAGCCCTCCCTGTGTTCCTTTGTGAAAATGACTCTGCTTTTTTCAGGACTTGCAAC gctgagggagagagtgaaccGGACATTGCAGACTTGGCAGTTGGTCTTCTCAGCATAGGTAATGAAGACCAGAGTTCCCGTGTTCATTTCAGCCCGGCAAGTGACATACTGGCTTATTCTCATGTGCTCTATTCATTAAACCCAATGGGCAATATTGAAGCCTGCAAAAATTGA